A genomic stretch from Leptospira johnsonii includes:
- a CDS encoding chemotaxis protein CheA yields MDLSEIKEAFIQESLELLSGAELYLLRMEKGEFDEEAIHSMFRSVHTVKGTAGMFGYESIEECSHELETLLDLARSGKTDLDPSKIDFLLRAIDHLKRIVGDPLPGKNLAPQLEAEQTKILKEAKEFTGNTNTSVKKEIKNSASDLDQNRSEKEGMVNSDWQITFFPGENIFKDGMDPFSFLKYLRTIGEIKNLYVYKTKLPDLSSWDSENCYLGYEVQLKSGIERKDLESVFSFVKDSSFLRIVPPNSSEEIFHTIANEIPCEKEEYYKALDLQGLRFQTPISTHSSETSKEQTSSKKTEGDKLQTTQIVPKLIRIDSAKVDQLVNLVGELIISEASLGRLLAEKEDSDLNESAELLSRLVGEIRETAMALRMVPIGELFEKYRRTVRDISLELGKEVDFEILGGETELDRSVIEKINDPIVHILRNALDHGIEPSQERANLGKSQRGKLKIQASHSTGSISIEISDDGKGINHEKIRQKAIEKGLIDPAQVLNEQEIFNLIFQPGFSTAESITSLSGRGVGMDVVLRNIESLRGSVNVQSEFGKGCVFSIRLPLTLAIIDGFLVRSCDSYFVVPMDWVRETMESELQLLPDEIAGSINLRGEVLPILHLGRFLGLPDPDEGRKNVLVLEHDGRNFGILVNDLLGEIQSVIKPLNEIFKGIQCISGTSVLGTGKIAFILDVPGLHSLLKIQRTNLRDRTFAH; encoded by the coding sequence ATGGATCTTTCAGAGATCAAAGAAGCATTCATACAAGAATCTCTGGAATTATTATCCGGAGCCGAATTATATCTTTTACGGATGGAAAAAGGTGAATTCGACGAAGAAGCAATTCATTCTATGTTCCGGTCCGTTCATACCGTAAAAGGAACCGCAGGGATGTTCGGATATGAGTCCATCGAAGAATGTTCGCATGAGCTGGAAACCCTACTCGATCTGGCCAGATCGGGTAAGACTGATTTGGATCCTTCTAAAATAGACTTTTTATTAAGAGCAATCGATCATTTAAAACGAATTGTAGGAGACCCACTCCCCGGCAAGAATCTGGCTCCGCAGTTAGAAGCGGAACAGACAAAAATTCTGAAAGAAGCTAAAGAATTTACCGGCAACACCAACACCTCTGTCAAAAAAGAGATTAAAAATTCCGCGAGTGATCTCGATCAAAATAGGTCGGAAAAAGAAGGAATGGTTAACTCAGACTGGCAGATCACATTCTTTCCTGGGGAAAATATCTTTAAGGACGGAATGGATCCATTCTCCTTCTTAAAATATCTAAGAACCATCGGAGAGATCAAAAACTTATACGTATATAAAACAAAACTTCCGGATTTGAGTAGCTGGGATTCAGAAAATTGTTATCTAGGTTACGAGGTCCAACTTAAGTCAGGGATAGAGAGGAAAGATCTTGAATCTGTTTTTTCTTTCGTAAAGGACTCTTCTTTTTTGAGAATTGTTCCTCCAAATTCTTCCGAAGAAATATTTCATACGATCGCAAACGAGATCCCTTGTGAAAAAGAAGAATATTATAAGGCGTTGGATTTACAAGGGCTCCGCTTCCAAACTCCAATTTCTACACATTCTTCTGAAACTTCTAAAGAACAAACTTCTTCCAAAAAGACGGAAGGCGATAAATTACAAACTACTCAGATCGTTCCTAAGCTCATCCGTATAGATTCCGCAAAAGTGGATCAATTGGTAAATCTTGTAGGTGAATTGATTATCTCAGAAGCAAGCCTAGGTCGTTTACTAGCGGAGAAGGAAGATTCGGACTTAAACGAATCCGCTGAATTATTATCCAGACTTGTAGGAGAGATCCGAGAAACTGCGATGGCCCTTCGAATGGTCCCGATCGGAGAACTTTTTGAAAAGTACAGAAGAACGGTGAGAGACATTTCCCTAGAACTTGGAAAGGAAGTGGATTTTGAGATTTTAGGCGGAGAGACAGAACTGGATAGATCGGTAATCGAAAAGATAAACGATCCGATCGTTCACATATTAAGAAATGCTTTAGATCATGGAATAGAACCTAGCCAAGAAAGAGCAAATCTTGGGAAATCACAAAGAGGAAAATTAAAAATACAAGCTTCTCATTCTACGGGGAGTATTTCCATTGAGATCTCCGACGACGGAAAAGGGATCAATCACGAAAAGATCAGACAAAAGGCTATTGAAAAAGGACTGATAGATCCTGCCCAAGTATTAAACGAACAAGAAATATTTAATCTAATTTTTCAGCCTGGATTTTCCACAGCGGAGTCCATCACAAGTCTTTCTGGGAGAGGAGTAGGAATGGATGTCGTACTTCGCAATATCGAATCCTTAAGAGGATCTGTGAATGTACAATCCGAATTCGGAAAAGGTTGTGTATTCTCCATTCGTCTTCCACTTACACTTGCAATCATAGATGGATTCCTAGTCAGATCCTGTGATTCTTATTTTGTAGTACCTATGGATTGGGTAAGAGAAACCATGGAGTCGGAACTCCAACTTCTTCCGGATGAAATTGCAGGTTCTATTAACTTAAGAGGAGAAGTTCTGCCTATTCTACATTTGGGTAGATTTTTAGGGCTCCCCGATCCAGATGAAGGAAGAAAGAACGTTCTTGTTCTAGAGCACGACGGCAGAAATTTCGGGATCTTAGTCAATGATCTACTAGGTGAGATCCAATCAGTAATCAAACCTCTGAATGAAATTTTTAAAGGGATCCAATGTATTAGCGGAACTTCCGTTTTAGGGACTGGAAAAATCGCGTTCATCCTGGATGTGCCTGGTCTTCATTCCCTTTTAAAAATCCAAAGAACTAATTTGAGAGATAGAACATTCGCACATTGA
- a CDS encoding STAS domain-containing protein, with amino-acid sequence MSLEVKVSELGQKNSRPIFHLDLSGEASIYYALDWKSKLQALLDKDPIRIEIDTSSLEKVDSSFVQSLILLKKNSIDRSWDLAILNHPNCLLEFYDLYGLIGYFQDRIRVSKKDSTSFKFAYGLEKV; translated from the coding sequence ATGTCGTTGGAAGTAAAAGTATCTGAACTCGGCCAAAAAAATTCCAGACCGATCTTTCATTTGGATCTTTCTGGAGAGGCTTCTATCTATTACGCATTGGATTGGAAGTCAAAATTGCAAGCACTTCTGGATAAAGATCCGATTAGGATAGAAATAGATACATCCTCTTTGGAAAAGGTGGACTCTAGTTTTGTTCAGTCATTAATTTTACTCAAAAAAAATTCCATAGATAGATCCTGGGATCTTGCTATATTAAATCATCCAAATTGTTTATTAGAATTTTATGATCTATACGGTCTGATCGGATATTTTCAAGACCGTATCCGGGTCTCAAAAAAAGATTCTACTTCCTTTAAATTTGCTTACGGATTGGAGAAGGTATAA
- a CDS encoding response regulator — protein sequence MKKILIVDDSAVFRKILTLHLSQASFSVVEAEDGLQGLEKLREGKVDLVVSDMNMPNMNGISFVKAIKEDSNHKFVPIIMLTTESQDELKNEGLKAGAKAWLTKPFSPEELLKTIQVLLV from the coding sequence ATGAAAAAAATCTTAATCGTGGATGATTCAGCCGTATTCAGAAAGATACTTACCCTTCATCTTTCTCAGGCTTCTTTTTCCGTAGTGGAAGCGGAAGACGGACTGCAGGGTTTGGAGAAATTGAGAGAAGGTAAAGTGGATCTGGTGGTTAGCGATATGAATATGCCGAATATGAACGGTATCTCTTTCGTGAAGGCGATCAAAGAAGATTCGAACCATAAATTTGTTCCAATCATCATGTTGACCACTGAATCCCAAGATGAACTCAAAAACGAAGGTTTAAAAGCCGGAGCAAAAGCTTGGCTTACGAAACCTTTTTCTCCGGAAGAACTTTTGAAAACAATACAGGTTTTACTCGTATAA
- a CDS encoding ATP-binding response regulator: MSNSTSSVIKNKQERKSVVRDPILLVEDKLENTLMLEALCDEFGIQYQSASNGEEALEMAKANKYSFYIVDLMMPVMDGPTFIQRLKEFQPDATVLVQTALDSTDTVIEVMKLGVFDYIIKPILPDQFHKALNKAVDYRFLKASEAAILEAESLKLRNQLEWLTYKETRRKAGDESWEKSSIHSLQTSLSQGSGIGAIISLLDMIKTEMKEDGDNYIINKNMMNLVLENQEITKNLLKGLTQLLEIINRNLEKNKIKASELVERIKQASEFILPYLEKKGLRLALPVLKKEVDLDIELDLFLQALEEVVLNAYKYCAPKTSLEIFTSINQGYFCVVVKNIVDERPYGGVDEKHENLVLQPFFRIHPPVESVSHLERFGLGLGLTAVDQILRKHNGLFFIHNAKDHTGEHVRLCVMSELLLPIQ; this comes from the coding sequence ATGAGTAACTCTACGAGTTCCGTAATCAAAAATAAACAGGAAAGAAAGAGTGTAGTCCGAGATCCTATACTACTAGTTGAGGATAAATTAGAGAATACTCTTATGCTTGAGGCTCTTTGTGATGAGTTCGGGATCCAATACCAGTCTGCTTCTAACGGAGAAGAAGCATTGGAGATGGCCAAGGCCAATAAATATTCTTTCTACATAGTGGATCTTATGATGCCAGTGATGGACGGTCCCACTTTCATCCAGAGATTGAAGGAATTCCAACCGGATGCAACCGTGCTAGTCCAAACGGCACTCGATTCGACCGACACAGTGATCGAGGTAATGAAACTAGGAGTATTCGATTATATAATCAAGCCGATTCTTCCCGATCAATTCCATAAGGCTCTAAATAAGGCTGTGGATTATCGTTTCTTAAAAGCAAGCGAAGCTGCGATCTTAGAAGCAGAAAGTCTAAAACTCAGAAATCAGTTGGAATGGTTGACCTATAAGGAAACCAGAAGGAAAGCAGGAGACGAATCCTGGGAGAAATCTTCCATACATTCTTTACAGACTTCCCTATCCCAAGGTTCCGGGATTGGAGCTATCATCAGTCTTTTAGATATGATCAAGACTGAAATGAAGGAAGATGGGGATAATTACATAATTAATAAAAATATGATGAACCTGGTGTTAGAAAATCAGGAGATCACCAAAAATTTACTGAAAGGTCTGACCCAGCTATTGGAGATCATTAATCGGAATCTAGAAAAGAATAAGATCAAGGCATCGGAACTAGTAGAAAGGATCAAACAAGCAAGCGAGTTTATCCTACCTTATCTGGAAAAGAAAGGACTTAGGCTGGCCCTGCCCGTTTTGAAAAAGGAAGTAGATCTTGATATTGAACTCGATCTTTTTCTCCAAGCTTTGGAAGAAGTGGTCTTAAACGCGTACAAATACTGTGCCCCGAAAACTTCCTTAGAAATATTCACTAGCATCAACCAAGGTTATTTCTGCGTCGTGGTGAAGAATATCGTAGATGAACGACCTTATGGAGGCGTAGATGAAAAACACGAAAATCTAGTTCTACAACCGTTCTTCCGAATTCATCCCCCCGTAGAAAGTGTGTCCCATCTAGAAAGATTCGGTCTGGGTTTAGGACTTACCGCCGTGGACCAAATCCTTAGAAAGCATAATGGTTTATTCTTTATTCATAATGCAAAAGACCATACTGGAGAACATGTGCGTCTTTGTGTGATGAGCGAATTATTATTACCCATTCAATGA
- a CDS encoding PAS domain-containing sensor histidine kinase, protein MVGEYLQFDTETGLFQIIVSQTSDAILVTDAVLNENGPSIVFVNPAFCELTGYRAEELIGGSPKILFGKQTDRRILQNLKNCLLRGDSYSSSTVNYKKDGTEYYSEWKVSPVKDQNGNIINLLSIQRDISEKIQREELTAKRLRSEMGLSAASQILLNTTHESFTIERAIEHFLVLVEAERIYLYKKTANPDVLALQAEIKSPYSSATLAETHPEISLATKFARWKPFLLRNDIVEFNTSDLSGVERSFFQGRRTDTIFLFPIRMSGDWFGFLGMEFFRHESGPEEQFTFRTFVDLIGFYLERKSILEELKLHKENLEETVIKRTKELSVQKEKAEAASTAKSDFLANMSHELRTPLNAIIGLSKLIKIEDESSNDKRYLDLIHKSGLHLLGLINDILELSKLTAGKSSFYFSEMDFRKELEQVVEFLEPELLRKHIHLVWDDPEELTFMIWGDPKRIRQIFLNLVGNAVKFTAEQGSIYLSTHKEGKDWVVEITDTGIGISDSEQKKIFDAFYQVRNSKSRDTEGTGLGLSIVQKLVEAHGGSIRVKSQQGIGTTFYLNLPRYEQTPKQLKPRKNFAGVYPDKLKNFCFIQLELSDQKNADLLTHFFKKQNQPLLFKEITKDKKIVLFQDSNSTLKERISEIWKTILILPEETQEFEKKYSKENFDFVLSQPISLDELKLILEELADQIHE, encoded by the coding sequence ATGGTCGGGGAATATCTGCAGTTCGACACAGAAACCGGACTTTTTCAAATTATCGTTTCCCAAACTTCGGACGCAATTCTCGTTACAGACGCAGTTCTAAACGAGAACGGACCTTCTATTGTTTTTGTAAATCCTGCATTTTGTGAGCTGACAGGCTACAGAGCCGAAGAGTTGATCGGGGGCTCCCCTAAAATTTTGTTCGGTAAGCAAACGGACAGAAGAATATTACAAAATCTTAAAAATTGTCTATTGCGTGGTGATTCCTACTCTTCTTCCACAGTTAACTATAAAAAAGACGGAACCGAATATTATTCCGAATGGAAGGTTTCTCCCGTCAAAGATCAGAACGGAAATATTATAAATTTATTATCTATCCAAAGAGATATCAGTGAAAAGATCCAAAGAGAAGAACTAACGGCAAAAAGACTTAGGTCCGAAATGGGGCTTTCTGCAGCTTCTCAGATTTTATTAAATACGACCCACGAAAGTTTTACGATCGAAAGAGCGATCGAACATTTTTTGGTATTGGTAGAAGCAGAAAGGATCTATCTATACAAGAAAACCGCAAACCCTGACGTATTAGCGTTACAAGCGGAGATAAAAAGCCCCTATTCGAGTGCGACTCTAGCAGAAACTCATCCTGAAATTTCACTCGCTACTAAATTTGCAAGATGGAAACCATTTCTTCTTAGGAACGATATTGTAGAGTTCAATACCTCCGATCTCTCTGGAGTGGAAAGATCGTTTTTCCAAGGAAGAAGAACGGATACAATTTTTCTTTTTCCGATCCGAATGTCAGGGGATTGGTTCGGATTTTTGGGAATGGAATTCTTCCGACATGAATCCGGTCCGGAAGAACAATTTACATTCCGCACATTCGTAGATCTGATCGGGTTTTATTTGGAAAGAAAATCAATATTAGAGGAATTGAAACTTCATAAAGAAAACTTAGAAGAAACAGTAATTAAAAGAACGAAAGAACTTTCCGTCCAAAAAGAAAAGGCGGAAGCAGCAAGCACAGCAAAGAGCGATTTTCTCGCAAATATGAGCCACGAACTTCGCACTCCTCTGAATGCGATCATCGGGCTTTCTAAACTGATCAAGATAGAAGACGAAAGCTCGAACGATAAAAGATACTTGGACTTGATCCACAAATCTGGACTACATCTATTAGGTTTAATTAATGATATACTCGAACTTTCTAAACTCACTGCAGGAAAGTCTTCCTTCTATTTTTCTGAAATGGATTTTAGAAAGGAATTGGAGCAAGTAGTAGAATTTTTAGAACCTGAACTCTTAAGAAAACATATTCATTTGGTCTGGGACGATCCAGAAGAACTTACTTTCATGATCTGGGGAGATCCTAAACGGATTCGACAGATATTTTTGAATCTGGTAGGGAACGCAGTCAAATTTACTGCCGAGCAAGGTTCTATTTATCTTTCTACCCATAAAGAAGGAAAGGATTGGGTGGTGGAGATCACAGATACTGGGATCGGTATTTCGGACTCGGAACAGAAAAAAATTTTCGACGCATTCTATCAGGTCAGAAATTCCAAATCAAGAGATACGGAAGGAACCGGTCTTGGGCTTTCTATCGTTCAAAAACTAGTGGAGGCTCATGGAGGAAGCATCAGGGTCAAAAGTCAACAAGGTATCGGAACAACTTTTTATCTGAATCTTCCGAGATATGAACAAACTCCTAAACAATTAAAGCCCCGAAAAAATTTTGCAGGAGTTTATCCTGATAAACTTAAAAACTTCTGCTTTATTCAATTAGAATTATCCGACCAGAAAAACGCAGATCTACTTACTCATTTCTTTAAAAAACAAAACCAACCGTTGCTATTCAAGGAAATTACAAAAGATAAGAAGATAGTTCTATTCCAAGATTCAAATTCTACATTAAAGGAAAGAATATCAGAAATTTGGAAAACAATACTGATCCTCCCCGAAGAAACCCAAGAATTTGAAAAAAAATATTCCAAGGAGAATTTCGATTTCGTTCTCTCCCAACCCATATCCTTGGACGAACTAAAATTAATATTAGAAGAATTGGCGGACCAAATCCATGAGTAA
- the ispH gene encoding 4-hydroxy-3-methylbut-2-enyl diphosphate reductase, whose product MLEKIYLANPRGFCAGVKYAISYVEQVQSSSEEQIYVRKEIVHNRRVVEDMRKRGIKFINELNEAPDGATVVFSAHGVSPEVVEEAKRRNMKIGDATCPLVTRVHRKARRYKDSHQIIYIGHQGHDEAIGTTGEAQMFLVESPEDVQNLVGKLDISKPITYLMQTTLSVADTKLVVEKIAELFPSVEHPAKDDICYATTERQEAVSSMMESIDAMMVIGADNSSNSLRLLQLAQKSKPSSFKVSSLEELNKDYIANSEIKILGITAGASTPQILVDEIISKLIQFYPEAVLDLFPGSREDSMSFKLPANLLM is encoded by the coding sequence ATGCTTGAAAAAATCTATCTCGCGAATCCTCGCGGTTTCTGTGCCGGAGTCAAATACGCAATTTCCTACGTGGAACAGGTACAATCCAGTTCCGAGGAACAGATCTATGTCCGGAAAGAGATCGTCCACAACCGAAGAGTCGTGGAAGATATGAGAAAGAGAGGCATTAAATTCATCAACGAACTGAACGAGGCCCCGGACGGTGCCACTGTTGTCTTTTCCGCTCATGGAGTTTCTCCCGAAGTGGTCGAAGAAGCAAAACGCAGGAACATGAAGATTGGGGATGCTACCTGCCCTCTAGTTACCAGAGTTCACAGAAAAGCGCGCAGATACAAAGACTCTCATCAAATCATCTATATAGGTCACCAGGGACATGATGAGGCAATAGGAACTACTGGAGAAGCTCAAATGTTCTTAGTAGAATCCCCCGAAGATGTCCAAAATTTGGTAGGAAAACTGGATATAAGCAAGCCGATCACCTATCTGATGCAGACTACTTTATCAGTGGCTGACACAAAATTGGTAGTGGAGAAGATCGCCGAATTATTCCCAAGCGTGGAGCATCCTGCCAAAGACGATATATGTTACGCAACTACTGAAAGACAGGAAGCTGTATCTTCCATGATGGAAAGTATAGATGCGATGATGGTGATCGGAGCGGATAATAGCTCCAATTCACTTAGACTTCTACAATTGGCTCAAAAATCCAAACCTTCCTCTTTCAAAGTCAGCTCCTTAGAAGAATTAAATAAAGATTATATAGCTAATTCTGAGATCAAGATCCTCGGGATCACCGCGGGGGCTTCCACTCCTCAGATTCTAGTGGATGAGATCATCTCCAAGCTTATACAATTCTATCCGGAAGCGGTTCTCGATCTTTTCCCAGGTTCGAGGGAGGATTCTATGAGTTTCAAATTGCCCGCAAATCTTTTGATGTAG
- a CDS encoding flagellin N-terminal helical domain-containing protein — MIINHNISAIFAHRTLKFNSESMNKDIEKLSSGMRINRAGDDASGLAVSEKMRTQVGGLRRAEQNTEDGMSLIQTAEGYLQETHEVVQRIRVLAVQAANGIYTEEDRQQIQVEVSQLVDEIDRIASQAEFNKMKLLTGAFARLNPTASMWFHMGANMHQRERVYIETMNTAALGLRNPTVLTFISLSTAGKANSVIGLADDALRLISKQRADLGAYYNRLEHAAKGLMNAYENIQAAESRIRDTDMAEQMTSFTRYQILTQAATAMLAQANMKPQTVLQLLK; from the coding sequence ATGATTATTAACCACAATATCAGTGCCATCTTCGCTCACAGAACTTTAAAGTTCAATAGCGAAAGCATGAACAAAGACATTGAAAAACTGTCTTCCGGTATGCGTATCAACCGCGCAGGTGACGACGCTTCCGGTTTGGCCGTGTCTGAAAAAATGAGGACTCAGGTTGGAGGTTTACGCAGGGCGGAACAAAACACTGAAGACGGTATGTCTTTGATCCAAACAGCGGAAGGGTATCTGCAAGAGACTCATGAAGTTGTTCAAAGGATCCGCGTGCTTGCAGTGCAAGCTGCGAACGGTATCTACACCGAAGAAGACCGTCAACAAATACAAGTAGAAGTATCTCAGTTGGTCGACGAGATCGACAGGATAGCTTCTCAGGCCGAGTTCAACAAAATGAAACTCCTTACTGGAGCTTTCGCTCGTTTGAATCCGACCGCAAGTATGTGGTTCCACATGGGTGCTAACATGCACCAAAGAGAAAGAGTGTATATTGAAACGATGAACACTGCGGCTCTGGGATTAAGAAACCCGACCGTTCTGACTTTCATCTCTCTTTCTACGGCGGGAAAAGCGAACTCCGTAATCGGTCTTGCTGACGATGCTCTTAGATTAATTTCTAAACAAAGAGCTGACTTAGGAGCTTATTACAACCGTCTGGAACATGCTGCTAAGGGTTTGATGAACGCTTACGAGAATATCCAAGCGGCTGAATCAAGAATTCGTGATACTGATATGGCTGAGCAGATGACCAGCTTTACCAGATATCAGATCCTGACTCAGGCTGCTACTGCGATGCTCGCTCAGGCGAACATGAAACCTCAAACCGTGCTCCAGCTATTGAAGTAA
- a CDS encoding ArnT family glycosyltransferase — translation MRNWLLPATILIYIIFLLFGLGSFPLIDWDENIYGAASKSMLETGEYFRIQVNGQGFSEKPPFYFWFANLFYKVLGLSEFSTRLPSVFSGILSFLILVQFGTFLHSKKFGYVWAFLYSSSLLPLVLSRTAYIDHLFNTFILVSVLSFYVYETKEKEDFRVRVAWILSAAFFGGIAVLTKGPLGLAIPFFIFGVNRLLDKNFKIRILDFILFGIVLISVLSFYYLTNFISYGNEFLVQFFDFQKKLLTKSLESHTGPWFYHFIVMFIGFFPWTVFLFPSVKNWRTFADPKIYRISRYFLVWFGIIMLIFSIVQTKLPHYSSSIYFPLSFFISYLILEKPETLRSNFFSFSFLGLGLVVGLIFLFLPLILDYSNSAIGTGKEQLPSFSIWDSVSGLILMIGILIGFVGLQIFKNGKEEGKDLFLVSTWISTLIFIGVLSFTITPKIISFLQDGNLRLYDKAEKSGNEIVYYKYLSFYPMFYREKKIHMIGSYKFKDEISLLDSKEKLSIICNRNSELELILMHPQRSFQEVSSENGIVLLDSSPK, via the coding sequence ATGAGAAACTGGCTTTTACCCGCAACAATTCTTATTTATATTATCTTTTTACTTTTCGGTTTGGGAAGTTTTCCTCTTATAGATTGGGACGAGAACATTTACGGTGCGGCATCCAAGTCCATGTTGGAAACGGGTGAATATTTCAGGATCCAAGTCAACGGACAGGGATTCAGTGAAAAACCTCCTTTTTACTTTTGGTTCGCAAATCTATTTTATAAAGTTTTAGGTCTTTCCGAATTTTCCACCAGGCTTCCTTCCGTTTTCAGTGGGATTCTTTCCTTTTTGATCTTAGTGCAATTCGGAACGTTTCTGCATTCTAAAAAATTTGGATATGTTTGGGCTTTTCTATATTCTTCTTCTCTCTTGCCGCTTGTACTTTCTAGAACTGCTTATATAGATCATCTATTCAATACATTCATTTTGGTATCTGTTCTTTCTTTCTATGTTTACGAAACAAAGGAGAAAGAGGACTTTCGCGTCAGGGTAGCATGGATCTTGTCGGCAGCCTTCTTTGGCGGAATTGCTGTTTTAACGAAAGGCCCTTTAGGTTTAGCTATCCCTTTTTTTATTTTTGGAGTAAATCGTCTCTTAGATAAAAACTTTAAGATCCGGATTCTTGACTTCATACTGTTTGGGATCGTTTTGATCTCTGTATTGAGTTTTTATTATCTCACAAACTTTATCTCATATGGAAATGAATTCTTAGTCCAGTTTTTCGATTTTCAGAAAAAACTTCTAACCAAGTCTTTAGAATCTCATACCGGTCCTTGGTTCTATCATTTTATTGTAATGTTTATTGGATTTTTTCCTTGGACGGTATTCCTATTCCCAAGTGTTAAAAACTGGAGAACCTTTGCTGACCCTAAAATTTATAGGATTTCTCGTTACTTTCTCGTATGGTTCGGGATAATAATGCTCATCTTTTCGATCGTCCAAACCAAACTACCTCATTATTCTTCTTCTATCTACTTTCCTTTATCCTTCTTTATATCATACTTGATCTTAGAGAAACCGGAGACTTTGAGATCAAATTTTTTCTCGTTCTCCTTTTTAGGGCTCGGTTTGGTTGTGGGGCTTATATTTTTATTTCTTCCTCTGATTTTAGACTATTCTAACTCTGCTATCGGAACCGGGAAGGAACAACTACCTTCTTTTTCAATCTGGGATTCTGTATCCGGATTGATCCTTATGATTGGAATTCTGATCGGATTTGTAGGACTACAAATCTTCAAAAATGGAAAAGAAGAAGGAAAGGATCTTTTTCTGGTTTCGACCTGGATTTCTACGTTGATCTTTATAGGAGTTCTATCTTTTACGATCACTCCTAAGATCATTTCCTTTTTACAAGACGGAAATCTTCGACTTTATGATAAAGCGGAGAAGTCGGGAAATGAGATCGTATATTATAAATACCTTTCCTTCTATCCTATGTTTTATAGAGAAAAGAAAATACACATGATAGGAAGTTATAAATTCAAAGACGAAATCTCCCTCTTGGATTCAAAAGAGAAACTTTCTATCATCTGTAATCGTAACAGCGAACTAGAATTGATCTTAATGCATCCACAAAGAAGTTTTCAGGAAGTTTCTTCTGAAAATGGGATCGTTCTCCTTGATTCCTCGCCAAAGTAG